Proteins encoded together in one Cicer arietinum cultivar CDC Frontier isolate Library 1 chromosome 4, Cicar.CDCFrontier_v2.0, whole genome shotgun sequence window:
- the LOC101504065 gene encoding la-related protein 1B-like produces MVSTPKSSSNNHSPTSAPSSATSGDTNNPSFMRKTLPSPWAQVVRGGETESPTGIHQSLPSSSSSSSSSLTTGANDQAPSSDCSPKAVSTPPLVDNLITIASDVSDGNAGHSKKSVWNKPSNGVVETGPVMGAELWPALSESTKFSGKLPAESSPKTAAVDGSPSTSQGSVISHPPQRQGTSNTKFSSATIYNMQNRPRPVKRVAGVNVGPGPVQGNFSSPPTPPPLPPFPIYQLTPGSYGNMGPSISDSSSRYHYRNNNCDARPLVGDSSRRSNFGSHPRGNNFYHQNTYSKDRGNRDSHAPQQRMLPRGLLRHPPPGPAAFLGPQPIGPFPNQVAYPELYYFPTVTMDPFRGMPFFPHSPSPATFFPAAESPLSNMIVNQIDYYFSDTNLIKDEFLRSNMDEEGWVPITLIANFPRVRNLTSNVQLILDSLRGSTVVDVHDDKLRRRNDWMNWLPSSQVKIESSSVSSGSRYSNLTDDFQTITLEKTTREDEGESSRQSPLSNGSEDAGNVN; encoded by the exons ATGGTTAGCACTCCTAAATCTTCATCTAATAACCACTCTCCGACAAGTGCTCCGTCATCGGCGACTTCTGGTGACACCAACAACCCTAGTTTCATGCGAAAAACTCTTCCTTCTCCTTGGGCTCAGGTTGTCCGTGGTGGCGAGACAGAATCACCCACCGGCATTCATCAATCACTGCCGTCATCATCGTCATCTTCCTCCTCCTCTCTGACAACAGGCGCCAACGACCAAGCTCCGTCGTCTGATTGTTCCCCAAAGGCGGTTTCTACTCCGCCGTTGGTGGACAACTTAATTACGATAGCCTCCGATGTTAGTGATGGCAATGCAGGTCATTCTAAGAAATCCGTATGGAACAAACCCTCAAACGGCGTCGTTGAGACTGGTCCTGTAATGGGTGCTGAATTGTGGCCTGCTTTGTCTGAATCCACCAAATTTTCTGGTAAATTGCCAGCTGAATCTTCCCCTAAGACTGCTGCTGTTGATGGATCACCTTCTACTTCTCAG GGGTCTGTAATTTCACACCCACCTCAGAGACAAGGTACTAGTAACACAAAATTTAGTTCGGCAACAATCTATAATATGCAAAATAGACCAAGACCCGTGAAGAGGGTTGCTGGCGTCAACGTTGGACCTGGTCCTGTTCAGGGAAACTTCTCCAGCCCTCCTACTCCTCCACCACTGCCTCCTTTTCCTATATATCAACTCACTCCAGGTAGCTACGGGAATATGGGGCCAAGTATATCCGACTCTTCTTCAAGATATCATTACCGGAACAATAACTGCGACGCAAGACCATTAGTTGGTGATTCCTCTCGCAGAAGTAATTTTGGGTCCCATCCACGAGGAAATAATTTCTATCATCAGAATACTTATAGTAAAGATCGTGGAAATAGAGATTCTCATGCACCTCAACAAAGGATGCTTCCCAGAGGATTATTGAGGCACCCACCACCTGGTCCTGCTGCATTTTTGGGTCCTCAGCCAATTGGACCATTTCCAAACCAAGTTGCTTATCCTG agttgTATTACTTTCCAACAGTAACGATGGATCCCTTTAGGGGTATGCCGTTCTTCCCCCACAGCCCTTCCCCGGCAACATTCTTCCCTGCGGCAGAATCTCCTCTGTCCAATATGATAGTCAATCAGATTGACTATTATTTCAG TGatactaatttaataaaagatgAGTTTTTAAGATCCAATATGGACGAAGAGGGTTGGGTTCCAATTACCTTGATAGCAAACTTCCCTCGA GTTAGAAATTTGACAAGTAACGTTCAGTTGATATTGGATTCGTTGAGAGGTTCAACTGTTGTGGATGTTCAT GATGACAAATTGAGGAGGCGTAATGATTGGATGAATTGGTTGCCCTCTAGTCAAGTCAAGATTGAATCTAGTTCAGTTTCAAGTGGATCAAGATACAGTAACTTGACCGATGATTTTCAAACTATCACTCTGGAAAAAACAACTCGTGAAGATGAAGGTGAGTCTTCTCGTCAGTCTCCACTTTCAAATGGAAGTGAGGATGCGGGTAACGtcaattaa